The Musa acuminata AAA Group cultivar baxijiao chromosome BXJ2-2, Cavendish_Baxijiao_AAA, whole genome shotgun sequence genome has a segment encoding these proteins:
- the LOC135605847 gene encoding early nodulin-like protein 19 yields MARSQQLYLFLFVVFVSLQLASADRFTVGDRQGWNPNVNYTVWVEKHKPFHVGDWLVFYYQSGMADVVQVDEAGYNKCDASNPISNYSKGRNYAFQLNHTGRYYFVCSRGYCYGGMRLAILAERLPPPSPPPSSHRNSAARCRLSYALLALAVSLLSAAALFHFHL; encoded by the exons ATGGCCCGATCACAACAGCTGTACTTGTTTCTCTTCGTAGTCTTCGTCTCCCTGCAGCTGGCGTCGGCGGACAGGTTCACGGTGGGAGACCGGCAGGGATGGAACCCCAACGTCAACTACACGGTGTGGGTGGAGAAGCACAAGCCGTTCCATGTCGGCGACTGGCTCG TGTTCTACTACCAGTCGGGGATGGCGGACGTGGTGCAGGTGGACGAGGCGGGGTACAACAAGTGCGACGCCtccaaccccatctccaactacagTAAGGGCCGCAACTACGCCTTCCAGCTCAACCACACCGGCCGCTACTACTTCGTCTGCAGCCGCGGGTACTGCTACGGCGGCATGCGCCTCGCCATCCTCGCGGAGCGCCTCCCGCCTCCTTCCCCTCCCCCGTCCTCACACCGCAACTCCGCCGCTCGCTGCCGCCTCTCGTACGCCCTCCTCGCGCTCGCCGTCTCCCTTCTGTCCGCCGCCGCCCTCTTCCACTTCCACCTGTGA
- the LOC103975623 gene encoding probable galacturonosyltransferase 13: MQISFSPSMRSITISSSNGFLDLMKVKVAARHISYRTLFHTILILAFLLPFVFILTAVVTLEGVNKCSSFDCLGRRLGPRFLGRGGDDSMKLVKELYEILDQVNSEEIPAGLKLTESFSEFLSHMKNNQYDAKTFAVRLKATMENMEREVRRSRLAEQLHKHFAATAIPKGIHCLSLRLTDEYSSNAQARKQLPPPELLPLLSDNSYHHFILASDNILAASVVVTSVVRSSLKPERVVFHVITDKKTYPGMHSWFALNPLSPAIIEVKGVHQFDWLTRENVPVLEAIENHHGVRHHYHGNHIMGTNVSDNPRIFASKLQARSPKYISLLNHLRIYLPELFPNLNKVMFLDDDVVVQRDLSPLWEIDLSGKVNGAVETCKGEDTWVMGKHFRTYFNFSHPLIASKLDPDECAWAYGMNIFDLNAWRKTSIRETYHYWVKENLKSNLTLWKLGTLPPALIAFRGYVRPIDPSWHMLGLGYQEKTDLDSVTKAAVIHYNGQCKPWLEIGYKHLQKFWTKHVNYSNDFIRNCHIFEPQ, translated from the exons ATGCAGATTAGTTTCTCGCCTAGCATGAGAAGCATCACGATATCGAGCAGCAATGGGTTTCTCGACTTGATGAAGGTGAAAGTCGCCGCCCGCCACATCTCCTACCGGACCCTGTTCCACACCATCCTCATCCTCGCCTTCCTCTTGCCATTCGTCTTCATCCTCACCGCCGTTGTCACCCTCGAGGGCGTCAACAAGTGCTCCTCCTTCG ATTGTTTGGGGAGGCGCTTAGGACCAAGGTTTCTTGGTCGCGGAGGTGATGATTCCATG AAACTTGTTAAAGAATTATATGAGATACTTGACCAAGTAAACTCTGAGGAAATTCCTGCTGGCCTGAAATTGACGGAGTCTTTCAGTGAGTTTCTTTCCCACATGAAGAATAACCAGTATGATGCCAAGACATTTGCTGTAAGGTTGAAGGCAACG ATGGAAAATATGGAGAGGGAGGTAAGAAGATCAAGACTGGCAGAACAACTGCACAAACATTTTGCAGCAACTGCTATTCCAAAAGGCATACATTGTCTCTCATTGCGCTTGACTGATGAGTATTCATCCAATGCCCAAGCTCGTAAACAGTTGCCACCACCAGAGTTGCTACCATTGCTATCTGATAACTCCTATCACCATTTTATTCTAGCCTCTGATAATATTCTTGCTGCCTCAGTTGTTGTCACATCAGTTGTAAGATCTTCATTAAAGCCTGAAAGGGTTGTCTTCCATGTCATAACTGACAAGAAGACTTATCCGGGTATGCACTCATGGTTCGCCTTGAATCCTCTTTCTCCTGCTATAATCGAGGTGAAAGGTGTTCACCAATTTGACTGGTTAACAAGAGAAAATGTACCTGTTCTTGAAGCTATTGAAAATCACCATGGTGTTAGACACCATTATCATGGAAATCATATCATGGGCACCAATGTTAGTGATAATCCAAGGATTTTTGCTTCTAAACTGCAGGCGAGGAGTCCAAAATATATATCTCTACTCAACCATCTGCGCATATACCTGCCCGAG CTCTTTCCAAACCTCAACAAGGTGAtgtttcttgatgatgatgttgttgtTCAACGTGACTTGTCACCGTTATGGGAGATTGATCTTTCTGGGAAAGTAAACGGTGCTGTGGAAACTTGCAAAGGTGAAGATACATGGGTGATGGGCAAGCACTTCAGAACATATTTTAACTTTTCACATCCACTCATAGCCAGTAAGTTGGACCCTGATGAGTGTGCATGGGCATATGGAATGAATATCTTTGACTTAAATGCCTGGAGGAAGACGAGCATTAGGGAAACATACCATTACTGGGTGAAAGAG AATTTGAAGTCAAACCTCACCCTCTGGAAACTCGGTACATTGCCACCAGCTCTTATAGCATTCAGAGGTTACGTCCGTCCAATAGACCCATCATGGCACATGCTAGGTTTGGGCTATCAGGAAAAGACAGACCTCGACAGTGTCACGAAGGCTGCTGTGATCCACTACAATGGCCAGTGCAAACCATGGCTGGAGATTGGATATAAGCACCTCCAGAAATTTTGGACAAAGCATGTAAACTATTCCAATGACTTCATAAGGAACTGCCATATCTTTGAGCCACAATAA
- the LOC103975622 gene encoding probable inactive purple acid phosphatase 2, which yields MVTHKTPRIFYCLFVFFACYVSPSFSRVSLSVSPATLTRANRTVTVRWSGVDSPSDLDWLGVYSPPDSANDEFIGYVFLNASDGWRSGSGSVDIPLVNLRANYVFRVFRWKREEVNYRHHDHDHNPLPGTRHRLAASEEVRFETAAGPDQIHLSFTDREDEMRVMFVTADGAESFVSYGLDAARLDHIAATAVRRYERKDMCDFPANSSIGWRDPGSIHDGVMKNLEKGKKYYYTVGSDAGGWSPIHSFISRDSDSNETIAFLFGDMGTYTPYATFYRIQEESRSTVKWILRDIESLGDKPMFVSHIGDISYARGFAWIWDEFFNQIEPIASRIPYHVCIGNHEYDWPTQPWRPEWSYGVYGKDGGGECGVPYSIRFKMPGNSSFPTGTGAPDTQNLYFSFDAGVVHFLYISTETNFLRGSDQYNFIKADLESVDRNKTPFVVVQGHRPMYTSSNELRDAPMRERMLENLEPLLVQNNVTLALWGHVHRYERFCPLKNFRCADVTSNFTSIGGAPVHLVIGMAGQDWQPIWEPRPDHTDVPIYPQPERSMYRGGEFGYTRLVATREKLTLSYIGNHDGQVHDMVEILSGQILKSVNDDEKILESGGDGVLVVSVFPWYVKATSVLVVGILVGYVLGLITRCKRDSLERSQWTPVKSEEM from the exons ATGGTTACCCACAAAACCCCTCGTATCTTTTATTGCCTCTTCGTCTTCTTCGCCTGTTACGTTTCCCCTTCCTTCTCCCGCGTTTCCCTCTCCGTGTCCCCGGCGACCCTCACCCGGGCCAACCGCACCGTCACCGTGCGGTGGTCCGGCGTCGACTCGCCATCGGATCTGGACTGGCTCGGCGTCTACTCCCCGCCGGACTCCGCTAACGACGAGTTCATCGGCTACGTCTTCCTCAACGCCTCCGACGGCTGGCGCTCCGGTTCCGGCTCCGTCGATATCCCCCTCGTAAACCTCCGCGCCAACTACGTCTTCCGCGTCTTCCGATGGAAGCGCGAGGAGGTCAACTACCGCCACCACGACCACGATCACAACCCGCTTCCAGGGACCCGCCACCGCCTGGCCGCCTCGGAGGAGGTCCGGTTCGAGACCGCAGCGGGGCCGGACCAGATCCACCTCTCCTTCACGGACCGGGAGGACGAGATGCGGGTGATGTTCGTGACGGCGGACGGGGCGGAGAGCTTCGTGAGCTATGGGCTGGACGCGGCGCGGTTGGATCATATCGCGGCGACGGCGGTGAGGAGGTATGAGAGGAAAGACATGTGTGATTTCCCGGCGAATTCAAGCATCGGGTGGAGGGATCCCGGATCCATACATGATGGCGTCATGAAGAAtttggagaaggggaagaagtattactACACG GTTGGCAGTGATGCAGGAGGTTGGAGTCCAATCCATAGCTTTATATCCCGCGACAGTGATTCAAATGAGACAATAGCCTTTCTGTTTGGAGACATGGGAACTTACACTCCATATGCGACCTTCTACCGCATACAAGAGGAGAGCAGATCGACTGTGAAGTGGATTCTTCGTGACATTGAATCCCTCGGTGACAAGCCTATGTTTGTTTCTCACATTGGGGACATCAGCTACGCCAGAGGCTTTGCCTGGATATGGGATGAGTTCTTCAATCAGATTGAGCCTATAGCTTCTAGGATCCCCTACCATGTGTGCATAGGCAACCATGAGTATGACTGGCCAACACAACCTTGGCGACCAGAATGGTCCTACGGTGTATATGGAAAGGATGGTGGAGGTGAATGTGGTGTTCCATACAGCATCAGATTCAAAATGCCTGGGAATTCttcatttccaacagggactggaGCACCAGACACTCAGAACCTTTACTTTTCGTTCGATGCTGGTGTTGTACATTTTCTCTATATATCAACTGAAACCAATTTCCTCCGAGGCAGTGACCAGTACAACTTCATAAAGGCTGATTTGGAGAGCGTTGACAGAAACAAAACACCTTTTGTTGTTGTCCAAGGCCATCGTCCCATGTACACAAGTAGTAATGAGCTAAGGGATGCTCCAATGAGGGAGAGAATGCTTGAGAACCTGGAACCCCTCTTGGTGCAGAACAATGTAACCCTTGCTTTATGGGGCCATGTTCATAGGTATGAGAGGTTCTGCCCTCTGAAAAACTTCAGATGTGCGGATGTGACATCCAACTTTACATCCATTGGTGGCGCACCAGTGCACCTTGTAATCGGAATGGCAGGGCAAGATTGGCAGCCAATCTGGGAGCCGAGGCCTGATCATACTGATGTTCCAATCTATCCTCAACCTGAAAGATCTATGTATCGGGGTGGTGAGTTTGGCTATACACGGCTTGTTGCTACCAGGGAGAAGTTAACTCTGAGCTACATTGGAAACCACGATGGACAAGTACATGATATGGTGGAAATTTTATCTGGCCAAATTCTGAAGAGTGTCAATGACGATGAAAAAATTCTGGAAAGTGGTGGCGATGGTGTGCTTGTGGTGTCTGTTTTCCCATGGTATGTGAAAGCCACAAGTGTGTTGGTTGTGGGCATCCTTGTGGGATATGTTCTCGGTCTTATAACTCGTTGCAAGAGGGATTCTTTAGAACGTTCTCAATGGACTCCTGTGAAGAGCGAAGAGATGTGA
- the LOC135605848 gene encoding probable mitochondrial-processing peptidase subunit beta, mitochondrial, which yields MAIRKLLTLSRRPLLLSSRSASTSAAAALASPDPAPSPAKPPVMLYDRLSEAVRSKIKRLDDPDPRFLRYASPHAALVDHTPILAAPETRITTLPNGLRIATESTLASRTATVGVWIDAGSRFETDETNGTAHFLEHMIFKGTESRTVRQLEEEIENMGGHLNAYTSREQTTYSAKVLDNDVPKALEILADILQNSCFDDKLIERERDVILREMEEVEGHTEEVIFDHLHATAFQYAPLGRTILGPAQNIKTITKEHLKNYIATHYTAPRMVISAAGAVKHDDVVEQVKKLFTKLSNDPTTASQLVAEEPAIFTGSEIRMIDDDIPLAQFAVAFSGASWTDPDSIALMVMQSMLGSWNKNAGGGKHMGSELAQRIAINEIAESMMAFNTNYKDTGLFGVYAVAKPDCLDDLAYAIMYEISKLSYRVSEADVTRARNQLKSSLQLHIDGTSPVAEDIGRQMLTYGRRVPVTELFARIDAVDASTVKRVANRFIFDQDIAIAAMGPIQSLPDYNWFRRRTYLLRY from the exons ATGGCGATACGTAAGCTCCTCACTCTCTCTCGACGCCCCCTCCTCCTCTCTAGCCGATCCGCCTCCACCTCTGCCGCTGCCGCCCTCGCCTCCCCGGACCCCGCCCCCTCCCCGGCCAAGCCCCCGGTGATGCTCTACGATCGCCTCTCCGAGGCCGTCCGATCCAAGATCAAGCGCCTCGACGACCCTGACCCCCGGTTCCTCCGCTACGCCTCCCCCCACGCTGCCCTCGTTGACCATACCCCCATCCTGGCCGCCCCGGAGACCCGCATCACCACCCTCCCCAACGGCCTCCGCATCGCCACCGAGTCCACCCTCGCCTCCCGTACAGCCACCGTCGGCGTGTGGATCGATGCCGGGAGCCGATTCGAGACCGATGAGACTAACGGGACCGCGCACTTCTTGGAGCACATGATCTTCAAGGGCACAGAGTCGCGGACGGTGCGGCAGCTGGAGGAGGAGATCGAGAACATGGGTGGTCATCTGAATGCTTACACATCGAGGGAGCAAACCACCTACTCCGCCAAGGTGTTGGATAATGATGTGCCCAAGGCGCTGGAGATCCTTGCGGACATACTTCAGAACTCGTGCTTTGATGACAAGCTCATTGAGAGGGAGCGGGATGTCATCCTCAGAGAGATGGAAGAG GTGGAGGGACATACCGAGGAAGTTATTTTTGACCATTTGCATGCGACTGCTTTCCAGTATGCTCCGCTTGGCAGAACTATTCTAGGACCTGCTCAGAACATTAAGACAATTACTAAAGAGCATCTTAAAAACTACATAGCAACTCATTATACAGCCCCCAGAATG GTCATCTCAGCTGCTGGTGCTGTTAAGCATGATGATGTAGTTGAGCAGGTCAAAAAGCTGTTCACAAAGCTGTCAAATGATCCTACTACAGCATCCCAGTTGGTTGCAGAGGAACCAGCTATTTTCACTGGTTCTGAG ATTAGGATGATAGATGATGATATTCCACTTGCGCAATTTGCGGTTGCATTTAGTGGAGCGTCTTGGACAGATCCAGATTCTATTGCTTTGATGGTCATGCAGTCTATGCTAGGTTCTTGGAACAAGAATGCAGGTGGTGGAAAGCACATGGG TTCAGAGCTGGCTCAGAGGATTGCTATCAATGAGATTGCTGAGAGCATGATGGCCTTTAATACAAATTACAAAGATACTGGCCTCTTTGGTGTTTATGCAGTTGCCAAG CCAGATTGCTTGGATGATTTGGCCTATGCAATTATGTATGAGATAAGCAAGCTGTCCTACAGAGTCTCAGAAGCTGATGTTACTCGTGCACGAAATCAG CTCAAATCTTCCCTTCAACTTCACATTGATGGTACCAGCCCTGTTGCTGAGGATATTGGCCGTCAG ATGCTTACATACGGCCGTAGAGTACCAGTCACTGAACTTTTTGCGAGGATCGATGCAGTTGACGCAAGCACTGTTAAGCGTGTCGCTAATCGCTTCATATTTGATCAG GACATCGCAATTGCAGCAATGGGGCCGATACAGAGCCTTCCAGATTACAACTGGTTCCGGCGCCGCACCTATCTGCTCCGCTATTAA
- the LOC103976275 gene encoding uncharacterized protein LOC103976275 has product MRKLCPNLDREDGLDTVLEVPIPEEMFASAGTGAARWRNMRTWLEAQAFDKAAAPAQLSSRTVELQLLLNVVSSPLIPCPVPLDHPFNLSIQIRDCSIQASTAKYIIQQYIAATGGQTALASVSSMYAVGKLKMSASEFHVGNQTVAAKRKGEIGGYVLWQKNPGVWYFELIMAGSKMSAGSDGKVAWRQSASEQSHASRGPPRPLRRSLQGLDPRSTATLFSDAVCIGEKVIDGEECFILKLESNPATLRARSADTFDIIHHTIWGYFSQRTGLLVQLADTHLLRMKAGRRGQSKSIFWETSMESAIRDYRYVDGVKIAHAGRTMVTLFRYGEGSVNHKRKMEETWTIEEVDFNLWGLSMECFLPPADLKEEEGGD; this is encoded by the exons ATGAGAAAACTGTGCCCAAACCTCGATCGCGAAGATGGCCTCGACACCGTCCTCGAGGTCCCCATCCCGGAAGAAATGTTCGCCAGCGCGGGCACCGGCGCCGCCCGGTGGCGCAACATGAGGACCTGGCTCGAGGCGCAGGCCTTCGACAAGGCCGCCGCCCCCGCTCAGCTGTCCAGCCGCACCGTCGAACTGCAGCTCCTCCTCAACGTCGTCAGCTCGCCCCTCATCCCCTGCCCCGTTCCCCTCGATCACCCCTTCAACCTCTCCATTCAGATTCGGGATTGCTCCATt CAAGCATCGACTGCCAAGTACATCATCCAGCAGTACATTGCAGCCACCGGAGGGCAGACGGCGTTGGCGTCGGTGAGCAGCATGTACGCTGTGGGCAAGCTGAAGATGAGTGCGTCGGAATTCCACGTCGGAAACCAGACCGTGGCCGCCAAGAGGAAAGGCGAGATCGGAGGGTACGTGTTATGGCAAAAGAACCCCGGCGTCTGGTACTTCGAGCTCATCATGGCGGGCAGCAAGATGAGCGCCGGCAGCGACGGCAAGGTGGCGTGGAGGCAGTCGGCTTCGGAGCAATCGCATGCTTCTCGAGGCCCGCCGCGGCCATTGCGCCGATCCCTACAA GGCTTGGATCCAAGGTCAACGGCCACCCTCTTCTCGGACGCGGTCTGCATTGGTGAGAAGGTCATCGATGGCGAGGAGTGCTTCATCCTGAAGTTGGAGTCGAACCCAGCGACCCTGAGAGCCCGGAGCGCCGACACTTTCGACATCATCCACCACACCATATGGGGATACTTCAGCCAGCGCACCGGCCTCCTCGTCCAGCTGGCGGACACCCATCTCCTGCGCATGAAGGCCGGACGACGAGGGCAGAGCAAGAGCATCTTCTGGGAGACGAGCATGGAGTCGGCGATCCGCGACTACCGCTACGTCGACGGCGTCAAGATCGCGCACGCGGGTCGGACCATGGTCACGCTGTTCCGGTACGGGGAGGGGTCGGTGAACCACAAGAGGaagatggaggagacttggaccaTCGAGGAGGTGGACTTCAACCTGTGGGGGCTGTCCATGGAGTGCTTCCTGCCGCCGGCCGACCTGAAGGAGGAGGAAGGTGGCGACTGA